From the Brassica napus cultivar Da-Ae chromosome A8, Da-Ae, whole genome shotgun sequence genome, one window contains:
- the LOC106418968 gene encoding protein GrpE, producing MAISITHFFSFSSSSLYPSPYSSGKSRIIPLRNLHLHGRPPSSPSFSKLNRGVQFIYLSPITVNSQRSHVSSLSAHQASPTNGEETNSKHPPDVKTLIKAYKQALFNGDQLTLTEIELFFCEIEKEKNRFDHKVLSLSMKIASEKDTKIRLQADFDNTRKKLDKDRLSTESNAKVQVMKSLLPLIDSFESARQQIRPDTETEKKIDTSYQGIYRQFVEVLRHLRVKAIPTVGKPFDPLLHEAISREKSEAVKVGMITEELTRGFCLGDRVLRPAKVKVSLGPIKKKTVSPADETTPSA from the exons ATGGCTATTTCCATAACtcatttcttctccttctcctcttcaTCGCTCTATCCGTCTCCATATTCATCAGGAAAATCGAGAATCATTCCCTTAAGAAACCTTCATCTCCATGGCAGACCGCCTTCATCTCCATCCTTTTCGAAACTAAACCGAGGGGTTCAATTCATATATCTATCTCCTATAACCGTCAACAGTCAGAGAAGTCACGTATCATCTCTCTCTGCCCACCAAGCTTCACCA ACTAATGGCGAAGAAACGAATTCAAAGCACCCACCAGATGTAAAAACCCTGATTAAAGCTTATAAACAAGCTCTCTTCAATGGAGACCAACTCACCCTTACAGAAATCGAATTGTTTTTCTGCGAAATCgagaaggaaaagaatagaTTCGACCACAAGGTTTTATCATTATCAATGAAGATAGCTTCAGAGAAGGACACGAAAATTAGGTTGCAGGCTGATTTTGACAATACAAGGAAAAAGCTTGACAAGGATCGGCTTAGCACAGAGTCGAACGCAAAAGTGCAAGTCATGAAGAGTCTCTTGCCACTCATTGATAGTTTTGAGAGCGCTAGGCAACAGATTAGACCCGATACAGAAACGGAGAAGAAGATCGATACAAGTTATCAGGGAATTTACAGGCAATTCGTTGAAGTGTTGAGACACCTTCGTGTTAAAGCCATTCCAACTGTGGGCAAGCCATTTGATCCTTTG TTGCACGAGGCTATTTCGCGTGAAAAATCTGAGGCGGTTAAGGTAGGGATGATAACCGAGGAGCTTACCCGGGGTTTTTGTCTAGGAGATCGGGTTCTGAGACCAGCAAAGGTTAAAGTCTCTCTAGGACCCATCAAGAAGAAGACTGTTTCACCTGCTGACGAGACTACACCTTCTGCTTGA